GAGCTGTTTTTTGCCACAGACTTCCCCATTTTCCATTCTCTTTTCTACCATAACAATTCTGTCTTCTCCCTCGCCGAACCATCGCTGCCCCTGGTTTTAGCGCTGGGGTTGGTTGTCTTGGGTGCTGGGTTCCGGTTCTTGCCGGTTGCGATCGCCGGGACCGATATACTGTTCTACCAACATCAGCAGTTCGTTTTCGCCGAAGGGTTTGGACAAAAAGTCGTCGGAACCAACCATGCGAGCTTTCAAGCGATCGATAAAGCCGTCTTTGCCGGTTAGCATCACAATGGGGGTGTGGCGAAATACATGGGTTTGCCGCATCATAGCACACAGTTCGTACCCATCCAGCTCCGGCATGGCAATATCGCACAGAACCAAATCCGGGTTGAGCCGAAACAAACGGGGAAAGTCTTCCAAAGGATGGTAAATCGAGCTTACCTGGTAGCCGTACTTGTGGAGCATCATTTCCACCGACTTGCCCACGGTCATTTCGTCGTCAATACAAGCTACGTGGGGAGGATGGGAGGCGGTATTGGATGGGGTGAGTTTGCGCGAACTGGGTAGCTGCAGTTCCGAGGAAGGGGGAGACAGCTGTACGGAACCATTTTGCACGTATTGGTGAATGGCTTTGGCTACCACCAAAATATCGCGGCTGAGGTAGCGGGCAATTTGCCGGATGGAGGTTTTGCCGTTGGCCCAGCGACTGAGGGCGTTGTAGGTACTCGCTGGTAGGCTAGAGCGCAGCTTTTCCGGATCGGCAATGGTGGGGCATTGATTGGGAGAGGTGATGTAGGGATGAAATTTCTTCCACTCCTGTACCTGTTTCATGATTTTGGTCACCAGCGGCCCCACTTCCAGAGTGGTTAGTTGCGGTGCCAGAGCCGATCCCATTTCAAAAATAAAGGACCCCTGATGCAAGCTCAGCAGATCGAAAATGGTTTCGTGGATCATATTTTTTAAGATGCTGC
The Geitlerinema sp. PCC 9228 genome window above contains:
- a CDS encoding response regulator, producing MQGNLNEIDIRSILQLIELGQRTGELLVEAHSLRIQPTTRLDSKFQGQSWFVFFLNGQIVYATDSNSNLSRLRDYLRRYRADRALERLAAPALGSTNALEYGYLWVLLENKIITPEQGRSILKNMIHETIFDLLSLHQGSFIFEMGSALAPQLTTLEVGPLVTKIMKQVQEWKKFHPYITSPNQCPTIADPEKLRSSLPASTYNALSRWANGKTSIRQIARYLSRDILVVAKAIHQYVQNGSVQLSPPSSELQLPSSRKLTPSNTASHPPHVACIDDEMTVGKSVEMMLHKYGYQVSSIYHPLEDFPRLFRLNPDLVLCDIAMPELDGYELCAMMRQTHVFRHTPIVMLTGKDGFIDRLKARMVGSDDFLSKPFGENELLMLVEQYIGPGDRNRQEPEPSTQDNQPQR